In Methanocaldococcus sp. FS406-22, the genomic stretch ATATGTAAAACCTTTGGATTTGAAACATTCCTAATACCTTTAAATAGCTTTTCAATTGCCTCAACATTTGGTTTTGGAACCTCTTCCTTTTCTGAATCAATTGATTTATATGATAACATGCATGGTTGTCTTCCAATTCTAAAGTATTTTATTCCCTCATCATACAATGCCTTAATTTCATCAACTATATCTCTCTCATCCCTAAATGTTGGCAGTCCAAACCTCCTTGGCTCTGTGCAGAAAGAACAACCCCCACTTAAAGCCCTTGAGCATCCCCTATAAGTTTCAATCTCAGCTATTATGTATGGATAGTTTGGATGCTTTTTCACAACCTTAGCCCCTCTAATAGCATACTCTCTCAACTCTTCATAAGTTCTATATCTGTTAAAATCAACCTTCTCTAAGCTCCTCTCTCTTAACAAATCATTTAAAACTGCCTCTAAATCACCTTCAGCAACAACATCAAAAAAAGCTTTATATTTGCTCTCATCCTCTATTCTTCCTCCAATCATTGAAGAACCGTATTTTGTAGCTGAAGGCCCTCCTAAAATTTTTAAACCATCGTAGTTATATAGTATAGAGACAAACTCCTTTAATGTAGCCGGATTTGCATTTAAATACTTCCCTGGTGTGTGAAATCCGCAGATACAGATTATAGCATCGTATTTATCTAAGTTAAAGCTCCCTCTAACCTCTCTAAATTTGTCGATAGTTATATAATCCACTTTAACGTTATATTTATCTAAGACTCCATAGGCATATCTTGGATAAATGCCTATATATGGAGGAACTCCTAAACCAGCTGGCTCATCAGTGTAGCCGTCTAATATCAAAGCCCTTTCTATCATAACAAACCCCTGATGATGAAGATTGGCTTTGCTGACAAGTTATGATGAACCGTATGAGCACTGAAGGGGTTATTTTTCTTCAAACAAACTAAATATGTGTTTAGTCCAATTTATCCATAAATCAGTAGCTCTTTTACTTTTTTCATAGGTTTGCATAACTATGTAGTAGTTACCTACCTTTCTGTAATAACAGTAGCTAATTGATAAATTGGTATTTTGTGGAATGAATTCATAATATGTGTAGTTACCAAAAATATCTCTCTGAGGATATTTTTTAACTTCATTAAACGCATATGCATATGAAAAGTCAATTGGCTTTTTGCTAACTGCAAATGTTATGTTTTTATATTTTTTAATAACCTTTCCATCAAAATCCATCTCCTCATTATATGGGAGATTCAAAAACATCTTGTCTATATCAACTGACTTTGAAAAATCATATCTTTTTGTAGTTTTTATGGTATTGTTTGTTGTATTTTCATCATTTGTGATATTTAATTTATGAGATTTCTCTTCTAAATTTCCTACTGATTCATTGTTATAAGTTTTCATATTTTCTTTTTCAACGTCTGTAGAAATGTTTGATTTATACGCTTCCCTTTTTTCATTATTAAAACATCCACAAATTGATATAGCCAAAATTAAAGATAAAAAAATTACAGCCAATTTTTTCATAGCTAACCCCTTTTTCTCTCTTTATGTCCAATCTTCTTCCTTAGAATTTTTAAAAGTTCAGTATCTTTTTTAACCACATATTCTATTTGTGGTCTATATTTAAAAAGTCCCGGTGTCTCCCAATTAAATGTCTCTTCTCTTTTTCCTTTAAGATTTATCTGTATTGAATTTAAAGATACAAAAAACTCTATAACATCATTCCAACTATAGAATTCGTCGTCTATCTTTATCCCATCCTCTAAAATAACTAATTTCTTTGGTTTTAAGAAGAGATAGGCAAAGATTAAGATAATTAAAACATCCACAACTAGAATAACTGGCAATGGTAATTTAAAACTTTGAAGAAGGGTTGAGATATATAAAACAAAAAGAATGCTCGTAGAGAACATAAATGCTCCTACAACCTTGTAGGCGTTATAAACCTTCACAAATAACACCAAATAAAGATTTATTCCAAAACAGCCCTCTCTAACTCCTCTGGTCTATGCAATTCTCCTCCAATCTTATCAACTAAGATTATCTCATCAGCTTTTTTGCAAACCCTCTCAACCTCATAATAAATCTGTCCTAAGTTCATCTCTGGAACTATGACTTTCTTTGCCTTTAATTTTTTTAACAATTCATCTGGGAATGGATAAACTGTTATCAACCTTATGTATCCAACATCTAAGCCTTTTTCCATCAAATTTCTAACTGCATGCTTCACAGTCCTTGAAGGAGAACCATAGCAGATAAACATTATCTCAGCATCTATATTTTCTCCTTCCCATTTAATTATCTCGTCTTTATTCTTTCTAATTTTATTTACTATTCTTCTAACCAACTTATCATGTGTCTCTGGAGAGACATCTGGGTAACCTCTCTCATCATGAGTTAATCCAGTTATATGCACATTATAACCCTCACCAAACACTGGCATCTCTGGAATTAGCTTATCAAAAGGATATGGCTTTTTGCATGGTTTTTCATCTGGTTTTTTTCTATCAATTATCTCAATGTTGTCATGCAAAACAACCTTCTCCCTCATGTGTCCAACTATCTCATCAGCCATTACAAACACTGGAATTCTATATTTTTCAGCATAGTTGAATGCCATTATTGTGAAGTCATACATCTCTTGAACAGAGCTTGGAGATAAGGCTATAACCTCATAATCCCCATGGCTTCCCCATCTACACTGCATCATGTCTCCTTGGGAAGCCATGGTTGGTTGCCCTGTTGAAGGCCCCCCTCTTTGAATATCTACAATAACGCATGGTGTCTCTGTCATATAAGCAAAGCCGATATTCTCTTGCATTAAACTAAAACCCGGCCCTGAAGTAGCCGTCATTGCCTTTAAACCTCCCCAGCTTGCTCCAATAACTGCTGCTATACTCCCAATCTCATCTTCCATCTGTATATAGTAACCTCCAACCTTTGGCAGCTCTCTTGACATTGCCTCAGCTATCTCTGTAGAAGGAGTTATAGGATAGCCAGCAAAAAATCTACAACCAGCCTTTATAGCCCCTTTAGCACATGCCTGATTTCCTTGCATAAATTCTACTTTCATGAACTTTCCCTCCCAGGATTTTAGCTTTAGAAGAGCAAATCTTGATAAAGTTATTAAAGAGATTGAAAAAAGATAATTTAAAACTCTTTAACAGTAGCCATTTCTCTAACCTTCTTAATCTCATCAAACTCTGCCTTTTTAATCTTTGGCTCTACTCTAATTGGTTGAATTATATTTGTTAATCTTCCTCCAGGAGGAACCATTGGCAATGCCTCAGCTGGGTCTATAACAATATCTAAGAGATATGGCTCATTGCTCAATATTGCCTCTTTTAATTTTTCTTTAATCTCATCTGGGCTTGTTATTCTATCAGCTTTGACTCCATAACTTTTAGCTAATTTAACAAAGTCTGGACTCTCTCCTAAATGCACTTCACTCTGCCTCTGCCCATAATAGAGGTTTTGCCATTGATAAACCATTCCTAAGGTTCTGTTATCAAAGATACAAATAACCACTGGTATATCATACTCCCTAATTGTTGCCAACTCTTGGGAGTTCATCAAAAATCCTCCATCTCCTGTAATTGATATAACATTAGCATAGGGTTTAGCTACCTTAGCCCCAATTGCCGCTGGGAATCCAAAACCCATAGTTCCCAAACCACCAGAAGC encodes the following:
- a CDS encoding radical SAM protein, giving the protein MIERALILDGYTDEPAGLGVPPYIGIYPRYAYGVLDKYNVKVDYITIDKFREVRGSFNLDKYDAIICICGFHTPGKYLNANPATLKEFVSILYNYDGLKILGGPSATKYGSSMIGGRIEDESKYKAFFDVVAEGDLEAVLNDLLRERSLEKVDFNRYRTYEELREYAIRGAKVVKKHPNYPYIIAEIETYRGCSRALSGGCSFCTEPRRFGLPTFRDERDIVDEIKALYDEGIKYFRIGRQPCMLSYKSIDSEKEEVPKPNVEAIEKLFKGIRNVSNPKVLHIDNANPAVIARHENESREVAKILVKYCTSGNVAAFGVESFDEKVIKANNLLTTPEDVLKAVEILNEIGGQRGETGLPYLLPGINLLFGLKGERKETFAINFEYLKEIYDRGFMIRRINIRQVVPFFGTDITLKDIKKAEKRKKLFLWFKEKVREEIDNKMLKRVVPKGTILKDVFIEVKERDNLYFGRQFGSYPILVGIVDKNLKIGEFVDVEIVDYGRRSITGKVVKN
- a CDS encoding 2-oxoacid:acceptor oxidoreductase subunit alpha, yielding MKVEFMQGNQACAKGAIKAGCRFFAGYPITPSTEIAEAMSRELPKVGGYYIQMEDEIGSIAAVIGASWGGLKAMTATSGPGFSLMQENIGFAYMTETPCVIVDIQRGGPSTGQPTMASQGDMMQCRWGSHGDYEVIALSPSSVQEMYDFTIMAFNYAEKYRIPVFVMADEIVGHMREKVVLHDNIEIIDRKKPDEKPCKKPYPFDKLIPEMPVFGEGYNVHITGLTHDERGYPDVSPETHDKLVRRIVNKIRKNKDEIIKWEGENIDAEIMFICYGSPSRTVKHAVRNLMEKGLDVGYIRLITVYPFPDELLKKLKAKKVIVPEMNLGQIYYEVERVCKKADEIILVDKIGGELHRPEELERAVLE